In Thermoplasmata archaeon, a single genomic region encodes these proteins:
- a CDS encoding fructose 1,6-bisphosphatase, whose amino-acid sequence KLSSDEAVAAISTEKLYQIAGEYVGKDDPVALVRAQSGLPALGEVLEPFSFPHLVSGWMRGSHNGPIMPVGIKDAKCTRFDGPPRVAALGFQIAEGKLVGPVDLLADIAFDKARATALDIADYMRRHGPFEPHRLPLEEMEYTTLPHILNKLKDRFESL is encoded by the coding sequence AAAGTTGTCGAGTGATGAGGCTGTGGCGGCAATATCTACTGAAAAACTTTATCAGATCGCAGGAGAATACGTCGGAAAAGATGATCCTGTAGCATTGGTAAGGGCGCAGAGTGGGCTGCCAGCACTGGGAGAGGTATTAGAGCCGTTCAGTTTCCCGCATTTGGTTTCAGGTTGGATGCGTGGTTCGCATAATGGCCCAATCATGCCGGTGGGCATAAAAGATGCAAAATGCACCAGATTTGATGGGCCGCCGAGAGTTGCAGCATTAGGGTTTCAGATTGCTGAGGGCAAGCTTGTAGGACCGGTAGACCTGCTTGCAGACATAGCGTTTGATAAGGCAAGGGCAACAGCTTTGGACATTGCAGATTATATGAGAAGGCACGGTCCCTTCGAACCGCACAGACTGCCATTAGAAGAGATGGAGTATACTACTTTGCCACATATACTGAACAAATTAAAAGATCGTTTTGAATCTTTATAA
- the cgi121 gene encoding KEOPS complex subunit Cgi121: MKPEFVFGSGSLSEQALNYIMENKILIFNAENIESQEMLKLAIYHADKSFKQGLNFANDYPLEIMLYLSGSKQIDNAKKIFGVNAETKKFIIVSEDKSILSRLKLKADNALQEKITDPEIFEKMVLLKLKK, encoded by the coding sequence ATGAAACCTGAGTTTGTGTTTGGATCTGGATCATTGTCAGAACAGGCTTTAAACTATATCATGGAAAATAAGATTCTTATCTTTAATGCGGAAAACATTGAATCTCAAGAAATGTTAAAGCTTGCAATCTATCATGCCGATAAATCTTTTAAACAGGGCCTGAATTTTGCAAATGATTATCCTCTGGAAATAATGCTCTATTTAAGTGGCAGCAAACAGATTGACAATGCCAAAAAAATATTTGGCGTAAATGCAGAAACTAAAAAATTCATCATAGTTTCTGAAGATAAATCAATACTATCCAGATTGAAATTGAAAGCTGATAACGCACTACAAGAAAAAATAACAGATCCTGAAATATTTGAAAAGATGGTGCTTTTAAAATTAAAAAAATAA